A region from the Candidatus Delongbacteria bacterium genome encodes:
- a CDS encoding helix-turn-helix domain-containing protein: MDSRKLYNRIAILRIEKEISRRKLAELIGVNFQTIGYLEREEYNPSLDLAFRISELFELPIEMIFSTKPFKSITEILKETMKEEENE; encoded by the coding sequence ATGGATAGTAGAAAATTATATAATAGAATCGCGATATTACGAATCGAAAAGGAGATCTCTAGAAGAAAATTGGCAGAATTAATTGGTGTCAATTTTCAGACTATTGGATATCTGGAAAGGGAAGAATACAATCCCAGTCTCGATCTTGCTTTTAGAATATCGGAACTTTTTGAATTGCCTATAGAGATGATTTTTTCTACAAAACCTTTCAAGTCAATTACAGAAATATTGAAAGAAACAATGAAGGAGGAAGAAAATGAATAG
- the rapA gene encoding RNA polymerase-associated protein RapA, giving the protein MDYNNFIFGQRWVSLTEPELGLGIILNTSNNSVDVLFPAASSTRKYNIESAPLRRVIFEVGKKIRTNDNREDIVIEIMENDGVLTYKCKNNSIHESEIADNLSNSEPMKKVEAGTFDNNENYKLRVESILLKEKIYQNQSFGYLSGKIELMPHQLYIADKVTSLPQPRALLSDDTGLGKTIEACLIIQKLILTKEIGRVLIIVPDQLVFQWLIELVQKFNLRFKVFDIEYIKAENNLTEPELSKVKINPFSHDQLYITEMNFLTSDKIITDFVLEGDWDLVVIDEIHNLHHKSKEYSLIRELSKLSYGMLLLTATPEKSSYEDHFFNLHLIDPEKYSNLEEFKKLENNYIKISTLIDKIYSKEIVSISNDEFEVLKSVSGKKSKREIETILSDSSKYEKLIDNIVDIYGSGRTIFRNMKDRVNIHSKKNIEYFQFDPNDFEKSLLKKEFNSLFKNIEVKADERFIDFAKVKWLKDFLSNHHKEKFLLICNSISKVKLLHRFLGEIFDVEPLMFHEEIDPVIRDKQVYSFMTNSDIKLLISSELGSEGRNFQFINNLILFDLPLNPELLQQRIGRIDRIGQIHKIKIFIPYYKNSHEEILLKWYNEGLNYFDYYIHGTAEIYSTLSTELIELITKFDETKLEIFLIKTKRIKDEISKKIRDGRDKLIEINSFNEKAVKKLLTNIKHSLVDKDFEEYILKLLDYYHFFYEETDKHNYSIDLNLIPDNDFPLPMVKDETLILSFSREKSLYSPYTEYITPEHFMVRDSLDLFLSSDSGNATIVEWKKSKMSNLVIELFFILETPVSRNLNVNKYLPFKPIRIVMDNNFRDLSEDYSFDLINSSTMEFDNFCSEEYQIVYDFYIPSMMEKIEKFADKKSLDFINLAKARIESDLDKEIDRYRKLNKYNNDIFGKEIDVLLEKKNKLISTVENARPRIECIRIVK; this is encoded by the coding sequence ATGGATTATAATAATTTTATATTCGGGCAAAGATGGGTGAGCCTTACTGAACCTGAGCTTGGTTTGGGCATCATTCTGAATACGAGTAATAATTCTGTTGATGTACTTTTTCCTGCCGCTAGTAGTACTCGAAAATACAATATCGAATCCGCTCCTTTAAGAAGAGTAATTTTTGAAGTTGGAAAAAAAATAAGAACTAATGATAATAGAGAAGATATTGTTATTGAAATAATGGAGAATGATGGAGTTTTAACCTATAAATGTAAAAATAATTCAATTCATGAATCTGAAATAGCAGACAATTTGTCAAACTCTGAACCTATGAAAAAAGTAGAAGCTGGCACTTTTGATAATAATGAAAATTATAAGCTTAGAGTCGAATCAATCCTTTTAAAGGAAAAGATTTATCAAAATCAAAGTTTTGGTTATCTGTCGGGCAAAATAGAATTAATGCCTCACCAACTCTATATTGCCGATAAAGTTACATCTTTACCTCAACCAAGAGCTTTGCTCTCAGACGACACAGGTCTTGGAAAAACCATCGAAGCCTGTTTGATTATTCAGAAACTCATTTTAACAAAAGAGATTGGTAGAGTATTGATAATTGTTCCAGATCAACTTGTTTTTCAATGGTTAATTGAATTAGTTCAGAAATTCAATTTACGATTCAAGGTTTTTGATATTGAATATATAAAAGCCGAAAATAATTTAACAGAACCAGAACTGTCAAAAGTTAAAATTAATCCTTTTTCTCATGACCAGCTTTACATCACAGAAATGAATTTTTTAACATCAGATAAAATCATCACTGATTTTGTTTTAGAAGGAGATTGGGACTTAGTTGTGATTGATGAAATTCACAACCTCCATCATAAGAGTAAGGAATATAGCTTGATAAGAGAACTTAGTAAATTATCTTATGGAATGTTGTTATTGACGGCTACTCCTGAAAAAAGCAGTTACGAAGATCATTTTTTCAATCTGCACCTCATTGATCCAGAAAAATACTCAAATCTTGAAGAATTTAAAAAATTAGAGAATAACTATATAAAGATCTCTACCTTAATTGATAAGATTTACTCAAAAGAAATTGTGAGTATAAGTAATGATGAGTTTGAAGTATTAAAATCTGTGTCTGGGAAAAAAAGTAAACGTGAAATTGAAACTATTTTAAGTGATTCTTCTAAATATGAAAAACTTATTGATAATATTGTGGATATTTATGGTTCTGGAAGAACTATTTTTAGAAACATGAAGGATCGGGTAAATATTCACAGTAAGAAAAATATTGAATATTTTCAGTTTGATCCAAATGATTTTGAGAAAAGTTTGCTAAAAAAGGAGTTCAATTCTTTATTTAAAAATATTGAAGTTAAAGCCGATGAGCGTTTCATAGATTTTGCAAAAGTTAAATGGTTGAAAGATTTTTTATCTAATCATCATAAAGAGAAGTTCCTTCTAATCTGTAATTCTATCTCAAAAGTTAAATTATTGCATAGATTTTTAGGTGAAATTTTTGATGTAGAACCATTGATGTTTCATGAAGAGATAGACCCGGTGATCAGGGATAAACAGGTTTATTCATTCATGACCAATAGTGATATTAAGCTTTTAATATCATCTGAACTTGGCAGTGAGGGAAGAAACTTCCAATTTATCAACAATCTTATCTTGTTCGATTTACCTTTGAATCCTGAACTTTTACAACAAAGAATAGGTCGGATCGATAGAATAGGACAAATCCATAAGATTAAAATTTTTATTCCATATTATAAGAATTCTCACGAAGAAATTTTACTTAAATGGTACAATGAAGGTTTAAATTATTTTGATTATTACATCCATGGAACTGCAGAAATCTACAGTACTCTTTCTACTGAGTTGATAGAATTGATTACTAAGTTTGATGAAACAAAACTTGAGATTTTTCTGATAAAGACAAAACGTATTAAAGATGAGATTTCGAAAAAAATCAGAGATGGAAGAGACAAACTTATTGAAATAAACTCATTCAACGAGAAAGCAGTTAAAAAGCTTCTGACAAATATTAAGCATAGTCTGGTGGACAAAGATTTTGAAGAGTACATCCTAAAACTTTTAGATTACTATCATTTTTTTTACGAGGAAACTGATAAACATAATTATTCGATTGACCTAAATCTGATTCCAGACAATGATTTCCCATTACCAATGGTTAAAGATGAAACTTTAATCCTATCTTTTTCAAGAGAAAAATCACTTTACTCTCCATACACTGAATATATAACTCCAGAGCATTTCATGGTAAGAGATTCTCTGGATCTTTTTCTAAGCAGCGATTCTGGAAATGCGACAATCGTGGAGTGGAAAAAATCAAAAATGTCAAATCTAGTCATTGAACTATTTTTCATCTTGGAAACACCCGTATCAAGAAATTTAAATGTAAACAAATATTTACCTTTCAAACCGATTCGAATAGTTATGGACAATAATTTTAGAGATCTTTCTGAAGATTACAGCTTTGATCTTATAAATTCCTCAACAATGGAATTCGATAATTTTTGCTCTGAGGAATATCAAATTGTTTACGATTTTTATATTCCTTCAATGATGGAAAAGATTGAGAAATTTGCAGACAAAAAATCATTGGATTTTATCAACTTAGCAAAGGCTAGAATAGAGTCTGATTTGGATAAAGAGATCGATAGATATAGAAAACTTAATAAATATAACAACGATATTTTTGGAAAAGAGATTGATGTTTTACTTGAAAAAAAGAACAAACTGATAAGTACCGTGGAAAATGCCAGACCAAGAATAGAATGTATAAGAATAGTTAAGTAG
- a CDS encoding oxidoreductase encodes MIENNEFLVKERVNLLKLTDIYDVFDPQSGTQVAIAKEDPGIFSILLRFIMKKFQLPTNVYVYEGDNYEDSSKLLFSIKRGFVFLRSKVEVLDSNGNLLGWFKSRLLTIGGAFDVFDSSGNIIASLEGDWIGWNFNFINRNGQQIGNVTKKWSGIGKEMFTTADNYMISLSSQDSVERKLLMLAAALAIDIVYKES; translated from the coding sequence ATGATAGAAAACAATGAGTTTTTAGTAAAAGAAAGAGTTAATCTACTAAAATTAACTGACATATATGATGTATTTGATCCTCAATCGGGTACACAAGTTGCCATCGCAAAAGAAGATCCGGGGATTTTCTCGATCTTATTGAGATTTATAATGAAAAAATTTCAACTTCCAACAAATGTTTACGTTTATGAAGGTGATAATTACGAGGATAGTTCTAAATTACTTTTCTCAATCAAAAGAGGTTTTGTTTTTTTAAGATCTAAAGTTGAAGTTCTTGATTCTAATGGAAATTTACTTGGATGGTTTAAAAGTCGTTTGTTAACCATTGGTGGAGCTTTTGATGTGTTTGACTCTTCTGGGAATATCATTGCTTCTTTGGAGGGTGATTGGATTGGGTGGAATTTTAATTTTATAAACAGAAATGGGCAACAAATTGGCAATGTGACAAAAAAATGGTCTGGTATAGGAAAAGAGATGTTTACAACTGCGGATAATTATATGATTTCACTTTCGAGCCAAGATAGTGTCGAGAGAAAATTATTGATGCTCGCAGCAGCTTTAGCAATTGATATAGTTTACAAAGAATCATAA
- a CDS encoding sugar phosphate isomerase/epimerase — protein sequence MIGIFSWFGIDLPFEQRIKLIKKAGFDATSIWLGDEEKSCISDDFASIVHQNNLYLENAHAPYNKANLLWNRNSVNHAIDEYSKCIEYCSKNRIEILVIHPSKGNYKIENNECGLDALSVLTTFGKKNNVRIAVENTRQNHILDLIFENLNDIYFCFDSSHDNLYSEKKFALLTKFSDRLICVHLSDNHGIKDDHILPFEGVIDWDLFVDYLPKKFAGVYNLEVVDNKKNSPDEFLLAARSRIELIKKQIIRKNKLG from the coding sequence TTGATTGGTATATTTTCGTGGTTTGGTATAGACCTGCCTTTTGAACAGAGAATTAAGTTGATTAAAAAGGCTGGTTTTGATGCAACCTCTATTTGGTTGGGAGACGAAGAGAAAAGCTGTATTTCTGACGATTTTGCTTCAATAGTACATCAAAACAACTTATATCTGGAAAACGCTCATGCTCCATACAACAAGGCAAATTTATTATGGAATAGAAACTCTGTAAATCATGCTATTGATGAATATTCAAAATGTATAGAGTATTGTTCAAAAAATAGAATTGAAATTCTTGTAATACACCCTTCAAAAGGAAATTATAAAATTGAGAATAATGAATGTGGTCTGGATGCTTTATCAGTACTAACAACTTTTGGTAAAAAGAATAATGTTAGAATTGCAGTGGAAAATACAAGGCAAAATCATATTCTCGACTTAATTTTTGAGAATTTAAACGATATTTATTTCTGCTTTGACTCATCACACGATAATCTTTACAGTGAGAAGAAGTTTGCCCTTCTAACAAAATTCTCTGACAGGTTGATTTGTGTTCATTTGTCTGACAATCATGGAATAAAAGATGATCATATTCTACCCTTCGAAGGAGTAATAGACTGGGATCTGTTTGTTGACTATCTTCCTAAAAAATTTGCAGGTGTCTATAATCTTGAAGTTGTTGACAATAAAAAAAATAGTCCGGATGAATTTCTTCTTGCTGCGAGAAGTAGAATAGAATTAATCAAAAAACAGATAATACGAAAGAACAAACTTGGTTAA